One Torulaspora globosa chromosome 5, complete sequence DNA window includes the following coding sequences:
- the SWR1 gene encoding chromatin-remodeling protein SWR1 (ancestral locus Anc_5.383) translates to MVHTTTSNAKKKGRSSKKVERLAQLRFDYELLTNELFHLKEFMSLVEFDPSYENESESYRRFLVEDGVSLGSFEDGETGEAGNGRVRRRQLRASTTPAANEDANGTVWAEVEPVVRAKYGELKQALRAGHVKRDQVPMKRPRVPKLAGKRGSKLPSPVSNGSSALSSSQKHGDRARSELGPDSREDSFDDEVYYGQNVEEDYYFTTSSEDEPESRRQHQRKRPRINLVVNPPRQTVTNPLHVNKPQFTNLHEYINSFKSMDEDMSIEEYEHYIQEQKKVVAAIRRGLESGALRYDPDTDSVQPITTKEARLTQSHRPEPITYLYKQQNLQTFQDYLLNHGIFMSRLFQNNRKARIARARKVSFMIEQHFKHIAGAEERRAKEEEKHKRNLARAAMQAVKKRWTLAEKAYRVLLKDEEEHLKRIKGKEHLSKMLEQSTQLLEAQLTHKGDESESSDRDSDNESDIEDSSGSENDDDLLTSSSEEEDISEEREIKSDRKPVEDENLTEEELKMKYANIDEAVAVQDERQMGDSHSSDDNLSVTTEQSSEELSEEEETGLVSDASNKSLGLSLLLEQGYGNDDDVDDSDESVKYESDQSFKEDVTHENQEDEMEVEKKSDLVLPNGEVGRMPDHTSENARDMDSSNEMGKSEADPYSVEDVPVPQLLRGTLRTYQKQGLNWLASLYNNGTNGILADEMGLGKTIQTISLLAYLACEKHNWGPHLIVVPTSVLLNWEMELKRFAPGFKVLTYYGSPQQRKEKRRGWNKPDAFHICIVSYQLIVQDQNSFKRKRWEYMILDEAHNIKNFRSTRWQALLNFNTQRRLLLTGTPLQNNIAELWSLLYFLMPQTVTAGQEVTGFADLDAFQQWFGKPVDKLIETGQNYQHDAETKKTVTKLHQVLRPYLLRRLKADVEKQMPAKHEHIVYCRLSKRQRFLYDDFMSRAQTKATLASGNFMSIVNCLMQLRKVCNHPDLFEVRPILTSFCSESSVIQNYVSTDQFVHDLVNHEQYKNKVGLDTMNLVFTGNDLESTTHTSRATSKLQCVAEFIEQIDELRQQEMSSDSKESDEIPPNFRNATEFFKRLGMKRLQETVDNVESIRHINRLRCDRKPMYGTNAFKLLTIERDRSNDTDSLRTCTQPLQKKFDIYKDIIEKYAVITPNAVTLDTRYLTLGLNDESPLDENTRNFVMSNFQNMKNPLHHLQTKLTVAFPDKSLLQYDCGKLQKLAELLQELKDNGHRALIFTQMTKVLDILEQFLNYHGYLYMRLDGATKIEDRQILTERFNSDPRITVFILSSRSGGLGINLTGADTVIFYDSDWNPAMDKQCQDRCHRIGQTRDVHIYRFVSEHTIESNILKKANQKRHLDNVVIQEGDFTTDYFTKLSVKDLLGSEVTGGLKVDDQPLLQADSEPTKDPRSLEKLLAQAEDEDDVMAANLAMKEVEVDNNDFTDQNPSSEQQASAAEGTPQPYDEYEGTNHVEEYMLRFIANGYYY, encoded by the coding sequence ATGGTACACACGACAACATCGAAtgctaagaagaagggTAGGTCGAGTAAGAAGGTTGAAAGACTGGCACAGTTGAGATTTGACTATGAGCTGCTGACGAACGAGCTTTTCCATCTGAAAGAGTTCATGTCGCTGGTGGAGTTTGATCCGAGCTACGAGAACGAGAGTGAGAGTTATCGGCGGTTTTTGGTCGAAGATGGAGTGTCGCTGGGGTCATTTGAGGACGGGGAGACGGGCGAGGCGGGCAACGGGCGCGTACGAAGGCGGCAGTTGAGAGCGAGTACGACTCCGGCAGCGAACGAGGACGCCAACGGTACCGTTTGGGCGGAAGTGGAGCCGGTGGTGAGAGCTAAGTACGGCGAGTTGAAACAGGCGTTGCGGGCTGGGCATGTCAAGCGCGACCAGGTGCCGATGAAGCGCCCCAGGGTCCCGAAACTGGCCGGCAAGAGGGGCAGCAAGCTGCCCTCTCCGGTCAGCAACGGGTCGTCGGCGCTGTCTTCGTCGCAGAAGCACGGCGATCGCGCAAGATCAGAGCTGGGACCGGACTCCCGGGAGGATTCCTTCGATGACGAGGTTTACTACGGGCAGAATGTCGAAGAGGACTACTACTTCACCACTTCGTCGGAGGACGAGCCGGAGAGCAGGCGACAGCATCAAAGGAAAAGACCACGCATTAACTTGGTAGTCAACCCGCCAAGACAGACGGTGACGAATCCATTGCATGTAAATAAACCGCAATTCACAAACCTGCATGAGTACATaaactctttcaaatcgATGGACGAAGACATGTCGATTGAGGAGTACGAGCATTACATCcaagagcagaagaaggtgGTGGCAGCGATACGAAGGGGCTTGGAGAGTGGGGCCCTGAGGTACGACCCCGATACGGATTCTGTGCAGCCTATCACCACGAAAGAAGCTCGACTAACTCAATCGCATAGACCAGAGCCGATAACCTACCTTTACAAGCAGCAAAATCTGCAAACTTTCCAGGACTACCTGTTGAACCATGGGATTTTCATGAGCAGACTATTTCAGAACAACAGGAAGGCTCGGATCGCCAGAGCTAGAAAAGTTTCCTTTATGATCGAACAGCATTTCAAGCATATTGCTGGCGCAGAGGAGCGGAGggccaaagaagaggaaaaacaCAAGAGGAACTTGGCGAGAGCGGCTATGCAGGCTGTTAAAAAACGATGGACTCTGGCTGAAAAAGCATATAGAGTTCTCCTCaaagatgaggaggagCACCTTAAGAGAATTAAGGGTAAAGAACACCTTTCCAAGATGTTGGAACAAAGCACCCAACTCCTTGAAGCTCAACTGACTCATAAAGGAGACGAGAGCGAAAGCAGTGATAGAGATAGTGACAATGAGAGTGACATTGAAGATAGCTCTGGTTCGGAAAATGATGACGATTTGTTGACTAGTTCTTccgaagaggaagatatcAGTGAAGAACGAGAGATAAAATCTGACCGCAAacctgttgaagatgagaatcTCACAGAGGAGGAACTAAAAATGAAGTACGCCAACATTGACGAAGCCGTGGCGGTTCAAGACGAGAGGCAGATGGGTGACAGCCATTCATCGGATGACAACCTATCTGTAACAACGGAGCAGTCGTCGGAGGAATTAtctgaggaggaggagacTGGCCTCGTTTCAGACGCAAGTAATAAAAGTCTCGGTCTAAGTCTTTTGCTAGAGCAAGGTTATGgtaatgatgatgatgttgACGACAGCGATGAGAGTGTAAAATACGAATCGGatcaatctttcaaagaggATGTCACACATGAGAATCAGGAGGATGAGATGGAGGTGGAGAAAAAATCTGATTTGGTCCTTCCGAATGGTGAAGTTGGGCGGATGCCTGACCACACCTCAGAAAATGCTAGGGATATGGATTCCTCAAATGAGATGGGAAAGTCCGAGGCGGACCCCTACTCAGTGGAGGATGTACCTGTTCCTCAGCTTTTACGTGGTACCCTTCGAACTTATCAGAAACAGGGTCTCAATTGGCTGGCCTCACTGTACAATAATGGCACTAACGGTATTCTCGCAGATGAAATGGGACTCGGTAAAACCATTCAGACAATTTCTTTATTGGCTTACCTTGCATGTGAGAAGCATAACTGGGGACCGCATTTGATTGTGGTACCGACATCGGTGTTACTGAACTGGGAGATGGAGCTGAAAAGATTCGCACCAGGCTTCAAGGTCTTGACATACTACGGATCTCCTCAGCAGCGTAAGGAGAAACGGAGGGGCTGGAATAAGCCCGACGCTTTTCACATTTGCATCGTGTCATATCAACTTATCGTGCAGGATCAaaactctttcaagagGAAAAGGTGGGAGTATATGATTTTGGATGAGGCCCACAACATCAAGAATTTCAGATCAACGAGATGGCAAGCTTTGCTTAATTTCAATACACAGAGAAGATTACTGCTGACTGGTACTCCTCTGCAAAACAACATTGCTGAGCTTTGGTCATTGTTGTACTTCTTGATGCCTCAAACTGTCACAGCCGGACAGGAAGTTACCGGATTCGCTGATTTAGATGCATTTCAACAGTGGTTCGGGAAACCAGTGGACAAGCTAATCGAAACAGGACAAAATTATCAACACGATGCAGAAACCAAGAAGACGGTTACCAAACTGCATCAAGTTCTACGGCCGTACTTGCTGAGAAGATTGAAAGCAGATGTTGAGAAGCAAATGCCAGCAAAGCATGAGCATATAGTCTACTGCCGTCTTTCCAAAAGGCAAAGATTTCTCTACGACGATTTCATGTCCCGGGCGCAGACAAAGGCAACTTTGGCTAGTGGCAATTTCATGTCTATCGTCAACTGCCTGATGCAGTTGAGGAAAGTCTGTAATCATCCAGATCTTTTTGAGGTCAGACCGATTCTTACCTCGTTTTGCAGCGAGAGTTCCGTTATTCAGAACTACGTGAGCACGGATCAGTTTGTACATGATCTGGTGAATCATGAACAATACAAGAATAAGGTAGGCTTGGATACGATGAACCTTGTGTTTACAGGAAACGATCTGGAATCGACAACCCATACTTCGCGGGCCACCAGCAAACTGCAGTGTGTTGCAGAGTTCATAGAGCAAATCGATGAACTGCGGCAGCAAGAGATGTCGAGCGATAGCAAGGAGTCAGACGAAATCCCTCCGAACTTCCGAAATGCCACAGAATTCTTTAAGCGCTTAGGTATGAAGCGTTTGCAGGAGACCGTTGATAACGTAGAATCCATACGCCACATCAACAGGTTGCGTTGCGACAGAAAACCAATGTATGGCACGAAtgctttcaagcttctAACAATTGAGCGCGATCGAAGCAACGACACCGACAGTCTGCGGACCTGCACACAACCATTGCAGAAAAAGTTCGACATTTACAAAGATATTATAGAGAAGTATGCGGTGATAACACCGAACGCTGTGACCCTGGATACGCGGTATTTGACATTGGGCCTCAACGACGAAAGTCCACTGGACGAAAATACAAGAAACTTCGTCATGAGCAACTTTCAAAACATGAAAAATCCATTGCACCATCTGCAAACCAAGCTGACTGTAGCATTTCCCGACAAGTCGTTGTTACAGTACGATTGTGGTAAGCTACAGAAACTCGCAGAACTTTTGCAGGAGCTGAAGGACAACGGACACAGAGCGCTGATATTTACGCAGATGACTAAAGTGCTTGACATCCTGGAGCAATTCCTGAATTACCACGGATATCTCTACATGCGTCTAGATGGTGCGACGAAGATCGaagatcgtcaaattcTAACTGAGAGATTTAACAGCGATCCCCGAATCACAGTTTTCATTCTGTCGAGTAGATCTGGAGGGCTCGGAATCAACCTAACGGGTGCGGACACGGTGATTTTCTATGATTCAGACTGGAACCCTGCTATGGACAAGCAATGCCAGGACCGTTGTCACAGAATTGGGCAGACCAGGGACGTTCACATCTACAGATTTGTCAGCGAACACACAATCGAAAGTAACATCCTCAAGAAGGCCAACCAGAAGAGGCATCTCGACAACGTCGTCATCCAAGAAGGTGATTTCACAACGGACTATTTCACAAAGCTCTCGGTTAAGGATCTTCTGGGTTCCGAAGTGACGGGCGGCCTCAAAGTCGACGACCAGCCTCTTCTGCAGGCGGACTCGGAACCAACCAAAGATCCGCGAAGTCTAGAGAAACTGCTTGCACAGGCAGAGGACGAAGACGATGTAATGGCGGCCAATTTGGCCATGAAAGAAGTAGAAGTCGATAACAACGACTTCACGGATCAGAATCCCTCCAGCGAGCAGCAAGCTTCAGCCGCAGAAGGTACTCCCCAACCGTACGATGAATACGAAGGCACAAATCACGTAGAAGAATACATGCTCCGGTTCATAGCCAATGGCTATTACTACTGA
- the RTC3 gene encoding Rtc3p (ancestral locus Anc_5.384) encodes MSSAVKYFYKGKETDLIVFVTSVDEVKEYLKDPSIGKLSEVVEVFQVFTNNAGEGAEGELGEASKSQLANEFGKDKKVEEIIDIILKNGEPNAKVDTIEDRRDFIV; translated from the coding sequence ATGTCGAGTGCTGTTAAATATTTTTACAAGGGCAAAGAAACTGATTTGATCGTTTTTGTCACGTCTGTGGATGAAGTTAAGGAATATCTGAAGGATCCTAGTATTGGAAAGCTTTCTGAAGTTGTTGAAGTGTTCCAGGTTTTCACCAACAATGCGGGCGAAGGTGCTGAAGGCGAACTAGGCGAAGCCTCCAAATCGCAACTAGCCAATGAGTTTGGAAAGGATAAGAAAgtcgaagaaatcatcGATATTATCCTGAAAAACGGAGAGCCAAACGCCAAAGTGGATACCATTGAGGATCGCAGGGACTTCATTGTGTAA
- the RPF1 gene encoding rRNA-binding ribosome biosynthesis protein RPF1 (ancestral locus Anc_5.385) gives MAAEEFNIKNKQKRQQLFAELKDEKNKERHKMRRERAKQERDDAEAKSKRLAENVPNTIENMRVYDETIGHEAEGDEEDLARFFNTKGEPPKILLTTNVNAKKKAYEFANVLIEVLPNVTFIKRKFGYKLKEIVDICSKRGFTDLVIINEDKKKVTGLTFIHLPEGPSFYFKISSYVEGKKIVGHGRPTSHIPELILNNFQTGLGKTVGRLFQSIFPKNPDFEGRQVITLHNQRDYIFFRRHRYVFRNEEKVGLQELGPQFTLKLKRLQRGIKEETEWEHRPEMDKEKKKFYL, from the coding sequence ATGGCGGCGGAAGAGTTTAACATCAAaaacaagcagaagaggcagcagctctttgccgagctgaaagatgagAAAAACAAAGAGCGTCACAAGAtgagaagagaaagagctaAGCAGGAAAGGGATGATGCCGAAGCAAAGAGTAAGAGATTAGCAGAGAACGTGCCCAACACGATAGAAAACATGAGAGTTTACGATGAGACGATAGGCCACGAAGCTGAaggcgatgaagaggatctAGcacgatttttcaataCCAAGGGAGAGCCACCAAAGATTCTACTGACGACCAACGTGaacgccaagaagaaggcttaTGAGTTCGCCAACGTGCTGATTGAGGTTCTGCCCAATGTCACATTTATCAAGCGGAAATTTGGTTataagctgaaggagatcGTCGATATCTGCAGCAAGAGAGGCTTCACGGACCTAGTGATAATCAACgaggacaagaaaaaaGTCACGGGGCTCACCTTCATACATCTGCCGGAGGGGCCATCGTTCTATTTCAAAATAAGCTCCTACGTCGAGGGCAAGAAGATTGTCGGACACGGCAGGCCCACCAGCCACATACCAGAACTTATCCTCAACAACTTCCAGACAGGGCTCGGCAAAACCGTTGGCAGGCTGTTCCAGTCGATATTCCCCAAGAACCCGGACTTCGAGGGCAGACAAGTGATAACTCTGCACAACCAGCGAGACtacattttcttcagaagGCATCGTTACGTTTTCAGAAACGAGGAAAAGGTCGGCTTGCAGGAGCTCGGACCTCAATTTACACTCAAATTAAAGAGACTGCAGAGGGGAATCAAAGAGGAAACAGAATGGGAACACAGGCCAGAGATGgacaaggaaaagaagaagttttacTTGTAA
- the MSN5 gene encoding karyopherin MSN5 (ancestral locus Anc_5.386) encodes MDPNGASQVITALEVIYSGKSTNEERLEAQKFLDRVKGHEESPFWGYEIALNNPADYILKHFGLGLLENAVRKNWVDYNLEKRLALRKWVVELNCGVQKEDPRYIKQKLAFLWVEIAKRTWGEALRGDNPSKEELMESWVDMDANLTELWNIGGASRELALVIFKILFEDVFLLDDLTVLKRMTIIQPLCVMTISPMDVFATKYKFTEKWTLFKANQEGWFALWVSELNNALAQNNAEYVIRLLETLKTCLNWPLGEVIIKNDIFSTLLQCFLSNIPKAQSMALDSMHILLTRPYNNEEHYQIIIDKVFDSMDLLNQVYDYLQFDPEQGIDEVKYPIVKKCVDMISCLYICVFKIKDTNNRIEKYLRLVLKATFNPSLIVSGLTLDVWCSCLRNDEFLPLLDKYVIPDLLNFAADALIYYEQIDGHVSKKFAEIDFQSTSEFQSFCSTFRKRIRDIIRLISCVKLDYTYDWLNNRLNSFFSSPYGQEVLTSTFLDRKCDPYLSALSQFMIIECFINGCIRWKIWYPSGADYSEKLDSIMRKLEVLSNQLIALNIREPLLLKKEIQNFALFLTMLKDNVLFTLLEKIITSATMDYPEIDLEERSSEADAVRDLRYACGIELNRMALLMPESLKEIFPDLENVVAKIMPNLSYHERISFKSFLLTIVLKSSMDGKEERFAAIVDPELVAWSDQSTVVGLSELPWFMERLGIVQIAEYFQKRGINENSDLLSISIDDEGKKLKSDLTKRWQTLFPVRATRMFIHYSMQSIKKDEELKMLQKMWRPRIVPILPYIMRLLYQLQAYHDPENAKDLPVIVQSFVKYSTIERFWEAGASNKSKDEFINEHMKAMQTLRDFADSVGHIVRYTREYTLLVISAISTLGNVFFDIDEAPEMLMDSIAIFKPSANHISPGVSTHGWKHIMNVAIRPLLKNCPEECAPKFMTNFLPRLFETLDILLCQKWSSYMNSDINLEPVQTDDEDMTEEILEENLLRQLTTVVVRIMIDCVGQHSTNSQSSKGKFTSRQIKMRAIIFENINVLAPFLKLLNHLMSFRDSKCSFNAILVMRCCLNEVLIKEDSVDEFFTVEVMKNLLLNVLCQSSFKDSFYEALNVFTVLFLTLCKEYKPARAYLYEISHGYDIDSLYENLKSVDHYRNQRALMIEFIDWIKAANGRDDEEEDENRATETKRQEKRAAILKKASERLVRKQKEDGDILDDPNTEDAAFGSLFGS; translated from the coding sequence ATGGATCCGAACGGAGCATCTCAAGTCATTACAGCATTAGAAGTCATCTATTCGGGTAAATCAACGAATGAAGAGCGGTTGGAAGCACAGAAGTTTCTTGATAGAGTGAAAGGCCATGAAGAATCGCCATTCTGGGGTTATGAGATAGCGTTGAACAATCCAGCCGACTACATCCTCAAGCATTTTGGACTTGGACTGTTGGAAAACGCTGTGAGGAAAAACTGGGTTGATTACAACCTGGAGAAGCGACTCGCGTTGCGAAAATGGGTTGTAGAGCTCAATTGTGGAGTTCAAAAAGAGGACCCGAGATACATTAAGCAAAAACTCGCGTTTTTGTGGGTGGAAATCGCTAAGAGGACCTGGGGTGAGGCCCTCAGAGGAGATAACCCATCCAAGGAAGAGCTTATGGAATCGTGGGTTGACATGGATGCCAACCTAACGGAACTTTGGAACATCGGTGGGGCTTCCAGGGAGCTCGCTTTGGTCATTTTCAAGATCCTTTTCGAGGATGTCTTTTTACTGGACGACCTGACCGttttgaaaagaatgaCGATCATACAACCACTTTGTGTCATGACAATATCACCAATGGATGTCTTCGCAACCAAATACAAATTCACAGAAAAATGGACTTTATTCAAGGCAAATCAAGAAGGGTGGTTCGCATTGTGGGTGTCAGAACTGAATAATGCATTGGCGCAAAACAATGCTGAATACGTAATTAGACTCTTAGAAACCTTGAAGACATGTTTAAATTGGCCATTAGGTGAAGTTATTATAAAGAACGATATATTCAGCACCTTACTGCAATGTTTCCTGAGCAATATCCCGAAAGCACAATCAATGGCCCTCGATTCCATGCATATATTACTGACGCGGCCATACAATAATGAGGAGCATTACCAAATAATTATCGACAAAGTTTTCGATAGCATGGATCTACTCAACCAGGTCTACGATTATCTCCAATTCGATCCAGAACAAGGAATTGATGAAGTAAAATATCCTATCGTGAAGAAGTGTGTTGATATGATTAGTTGCTTGTACATCTGCGTTTTCAAGATAAAAGATACCAATAATCGCATTGAGAAATATTTGAGATTAGTATTAAAGGCCACTTTCAATCCCAGTCTCATCGTTAGCGGTTTGACACTAGACGTGTGGTGTTCGTGTTTGAGGAATGATGAGTTCTTACCTCTCTTGGACAAGTATGTGATACCCGATCTGCTGAATTTTGCCGCAGATGCGTTGATATACTACGAGCAAATCGATGGACATGTGTCTAAAAAGTTTGCTGAAATCGACTTCCAGTCAACCTCCGAGTTCCAATCCTTTTGCTCAACTTTTAGAAAAAGGATAAGGGATATAATAAGACTGATATCCTGCGTCAAACTGGATTACACCTACGATTGGTTGAATAACAGATTGAACTCATTTTTCAGTTCTCCTTACGGCCAGGAAGTTCTGACGTCTACTTTTTTGGATCGAAAATGTGATCCCTATTTAAGTGCATTATCCCAATTTATGATTATCGAATGTTTCATCAACGGCTGCATACGATGGAAAATTTGGTATCCTAGTGGTGCGGATTATTCTGAGAAGCTAGACTCAATCATGAGGAAGTTGGAAGTGCTCTCAAATCAACTGATTGCGCTGAATATCAGGGAACCATTactattgaagaaagaaatacaaaATTTCGCATTGTTCCTAACTATGCTGAAGGATAATGTGCTCTTTACGTtgttggagaagatcataACTAGTGCGACAATGGATTATCCTGAAATTGATTTAGAAGAACGCAGTTCGGAGGCCGATGCAGTAAGGGATTTGAGGTACGCATGTGGTATTGAACTCAACAGGATGGCGCTTTTGATGCCAGAATCattgaaagagattttcCCTGACTTGGAAAATGTCGTCGCTAAGATAATGCCCAATTTGTCATATCATGAAAGGATAtccttcaagtctttcTTACTGACGATCGTTCTCAAATCTTCGATGGATGGCAAGGAGGAGCGTTTTGCCGCCATTGTCGATCCGGAACTCGTGGCCTGGTCGGATCAAAGTACAGTTGTGGGCTTATCCGAACTGCCGTGGTTTATGGAGAGGTTAGGAATCGTACAAATAGCCGAATACTTCCAGAAGCGAGGCATCAACGAGAATAGCGACTTGCTGTCGATTTCAatcgatgatgaaggtAAAAAGTTAAAATCCGATCTGACAAAACGTTGGCAAACCCTGTTCCCAGTGCGCGCAACGAGGATGTTTATTCATTATTCGATGCAAAGTATCAAAAAGGATGAAGAACTCAAGATGTTGCAAAAGATGTGGAGACCAAGAATTGTCCCTATTCTTCCATATATCATGAGATTGTTGTATCAGTTACAGGCTTACCATGATCCAGAGAATGCTAAAGATCTACCTGTTATTGTCCAGTCCTTTGTCAAATACTCAACCATTGAACGGTTTTGGGAAGCAGGCGCTTCAAATAAATCGAAGGATGAGTTTATCAACGAACATATGAAAGCCATGCAAACTCTGAGAGACTTTGCCGACTCTGTTGGACACATAGTGAGGTACACCAGAGAATATACTCTACTAGTCATCAGTGCCATTTCAACTCTTGGAaatgtcttcttcgatatcgacGAGGCACCAGAAATGTTGATGGACTCGATCGCGATCTTTAAACCAAGCGCCAACCATATAAGCCCTGGTGTCTCAACGCATGGCTGGAAGCACATCATGAATGTTGCCATTCGAcctcttttgaagaattgtCCGGAGGAATGTGCTCCAAAATTTATGACAAATTTCCTGCCTAGATTATTCGAAACGTTGGATATACTTCTTTGTCAAAAATGGTCTTCGTATATGAATTCAGATATTAACCTGGAGCCTGTACAAACGGACGACGAAGATATGACCGAAGAAATCCTCGAAGAAAACCTTTTGAGACAGCTGACGACGGTTGTTGTTCGCATAATGATCGATTGCGTTGGCCAGCATAGCACAAATAGCCAAAGCTCCAAAGGGAAGTTTACATCGCGCCAAATCAAAATGCGTGCAATTATATTTGAGAACATCAACGTTCTGGCGCCGTTCCTAAAGCTTCTGAATCATTTAATGTCTTTCAGAGATAGCAAATGCTCTTTCAATGCAATTTTGGTGATGAGATGCTGCTTGAATGAGGTCCTAATAAAGGAAGATAGTGTTGATGAGTTCTTCACCGTCGAGGTAATGAAGAATCTGCTTCTGAACGTCTTGTGCCAGAGCTCATTCAAGGACTCTTTTTATGAGGCATTAAACGTCTTCACCGTTTTGTTCCTGACTTTATGCAAAGAATATAAGCCCGCTAGGGCTTACCTTTATGAAATCTCCCATGGCTATGACATTGATTCTTTGTATGAAAACTTGAAAAGTGTCGATCATTATAGAAACCAGCGCGCTTTGATGATTGAATTCATCGATTGGATTAAGGCAGCGAACGGTAGagacgatgaggaggaggacgaaAACCGGGCTACGGAAACCAAGAGACAAGAAAAGAGAGCAGCtatcttgaagaaagctagCGAACGGTTGGTCAGAAAGCAAAAGGAAGATGGTGACATCTTGGATGATCCCAACACCGAAGATGCCGCTTTTGGCAGCCTCTTCGGGTCATGA
- the MRX8 gene encoding translation initiation/elongation factor MRX8 (ancestral locus Anc_5.387), whose translation MDYKLLRRHLHQSFICRQAISNIKNIVVATNAAISGLAELRSKSSRPIRHKTQSSPNPSVNFRDLYKKYNNGFTEPAVAELNSVNHFFNSADVKYEWSAGRFMDVPGESLKAKYSQQLETRIGYSGKKFPGKTYIPFELVNGLPEVAFLGKSNAGKSTLLNNLTTSQKRISLESTARSSRWAGFTKTLNSFNVGNELRIVDTPGYGFNSSIGQGDLTMQYLKERKELARTFLLISAEQGFGEHDLQIVDFMRDNGIPFEIVFTKMDKIRNIEKFEQSMERDRKFLQSTMARILFTNSSTSKSCKKRYGIDILRYVIFESCGLEPGLKPSRKKPQ comes from the coding sequence ATGGATTACAAACTGCTGCGAAGGCATTTGCACCAAAGCTTTATCTGCCGACAAGCCATAAGCAACATAAAGAATATAGTAGTAGCAACGAATGCTGCAATCTCAGGCCTTGCTGAACTGAGatcaaaatcttcaaggCCTATACGGCATAAGACGCAGAGCAGTCCAAACCCTTCTGTGAACTTCAGAGACCTTTATAAAAAATACAATAATGGCTTTACGGAGCCAGCAGTGGCAGAGCTGAATTCTGTCaaccacttcttcaattcagcGGATGTCAAGTATGAATGGAGTGCTGGCCGGTTCATGGACGTGCCAGGagagagcttgaaagcGAAGTATAGCCAGCAACTGGAGACAAGGATTGGCTATTCTGGGAAGAAATTCCCGGGCAAGACATACATTCCGTTCGAGCTGGTCAATGGACTACCGGAAGTCGCCTTCTTGGGTAAATCAAACGCTGGAAAGTCGACCTTGCTCAACAATCTAACTACGAGCCAGAAAAGGATCTCCTTGGAAAGCACTGCACGGAGCTCCAGGTGGGCTGGCTTTACAAAGACTTTGAACTCGTTCAACGTTGGAAACGAGCTTAGAATAGTGGATACGCCGGGATATGgattcaacagcagcattgGTCAGGGAGATCTAACGATGCaatatttgaaagaaaggaAAGAGCTTGCTAGAACCTTCTTGCTGATTTCCGCTGAGCAGGGATTTGGAGAACACGATCTGCAGATCGTCGACTTCATGCGAGATAATGGGATTCCATTTGAGATTGTGTTTACCAAGATGGATAAGATAAGGAATATCGAGAAGTTCGAACAATCGATGGAAAGAGACCGGAAATTCCTACAGTCGACAATGGCGCGAATACTATTCACCAATtcatcaacttccaaaaGCTGCAAGAAAAGATACGGTATCGATATCCTTCGATATGTCatttttgaaagctgcGGTTTAGAGCCAGGTCTCAAACcgtcgaggaagaagcctCAGTAG